The Bacteroidota bacterium genome includes a region encoding these proteins:
- a CDS encoding DUF4065 domain-containing protein, which produces MKSPITGKEMILTRERKSMDFRKETFDVVFHYFKCTDSGEQFTTTTLDEVNMNQGYNQYRDKFNIPFPDEIVRIREKYGLPASRMSSILGFGTNSYRQYEAGEMPSVSNARLIQMADDPKKFIDMVELCILLDDKTKAKYIHKAQLLVEERTRNLFNFNLKDYLLGDHLADIYSGYRNPNFEKFSEMVVYFSEQVQPFKAKMNKLLFYADFLMFKQSCFSISGVRYKAIDMGPVPNNFQSIFEYLANKDEIDINYIQFPQGQIGEQFKARKDRPFNPGLFSESELEVLSKVSTVFKQTSTNDIIELSHLEGAWKKNEKAKSVISYAYAFELNQI; this is translated from the coding sequence AAAGAAACATTTGATGTTGTTTTTCATTATTTCAAATGCACTGATAGTGGAGAACAATTTACCACCACCACATTAGATGAAGTGAACATGAATCAGGGATATAACCAATACCGCGATAAATTCAATATTCCATTTCCTGATGAAATTGTCCGCATTCGTGAAAAATATGGGTTGCCGGCATCCAGGATGTCAAGCATTTTGGGGTTTGGAACCAATAGCTACCGGCAATATGAAGCAGGTGAAATGCCGAGCGTTTCAAATGCCCGATTGATACAAATGGCAGATGACCCAAAGAAGTTTATTGATATGGTAGAATTGTGCATTCTGCTGGATGATAAAACAAAAGCTAAATACATTCACAAAGCACAGTTGTTAGTGGAGGAAAGAACACGTAATCTTTTTAATTTTAATCTGAAAGATTATTTGCTTGGCGATCATTTGGCTGATATTTATTCAGGATACAGAAATCCCAATTTTGAAAAGTTTTCTGAAATGGTGGTTTATTTCTCAGAGCAGGTACAGCCTTTTAAAGCCAAGATGAACAAATTGTTATTCTATGCTGATTTTTTAATGTTTAAACAAAGTTGCTTTTCCATTAGCGGAGTAAGATATAAAGCCATTGATATGGGCCCTGTTCCCAATAATTTTCAAAGCATTTTTGAATATTTAGCCAACAAAGACGAAATTGATATTAATTATATACAGTTTCCCCAGGGGCAAATAGGAGAACAATTTAAAGCAAGAAAAGACAGGCCCTTTAACCCAGGTTTATTTTCTGAATCAGAATTAGAAGTCTTAAGTAAAGTTTCCACCGTATTTAAGCAAACAAGCACCAATGATATTATAGAATTAAGCCATTTGGAAGGAGCCTGGAAGAAAAACGAAAAAGCTAAAAGTGTGATCAGTTACGCGTATGCATTTGAATTAAATCAGATTTAA